Part of the Cercospora beticola chromosome 5, complete sequence genome is shown below.
CCAACAGTGGATTGAGAGTGTGATGGAGCGAGGAATCCCAGTTCAAGCGCAGTGGACGACcaacctcgatatctagcaATGCCCTTGCCAATGCACTCATTTCGTCCGGCCATCAATTCAATGTGTAGCTACTCCAGCAATATTCTCGCCTCCAAGCACGGAGTGAGCAGCTTTGACGGATTCGGTCACGGCATGCGAAGCGGCTGAACTGTCCTTGCTCTTGATCCAGTGTCATCCTTGACTCCTTAGACAGTCACTTCCTTGCCCGCCGTGACATTATTTGATCGTGGTCGTGCATCACATAACTATTGCTTGACAGAGTTGGTGTGGCAGTGGCTGTCGATGCAATGTGCCAAGGGAAAGTGCACTGGCCGCACGCACCTCACTCGAAGTACAGGCTACTTCCTCCGCGCAGACAATGTTCATCGTTGCAGCTCGCCAGAAATCCGCCATTCGTACTCCATCTCTTCCCCGTTGTCCCTCCGGATGACATCATGCACAATCGCGTGTTCTGGAGATGGACTGCGCCGGACTTTCAAGCTTCCGACTTAGCGACTTTGATGGCGAGAAACAGCGCCAAGCAGGACAACGTGGACCGCGACGATCTGGCGTGCTTCACTCTCGGACCCATGGTACTATGGGCTGCATCTCCGTAGTCACACGAAGCGGTGCAAAAAAGTCATTCCGTGATGTTCGGTCGACTATTCCAATCCGCGTGCCATGAATCTGCCAGCGGGGCTGACCACATGCAAGCAATGTGGTCGTGTTGAAGAAGTAAGTGGGACAAACTCGGCAATCGTGTCCACAGGACCATGCAGCAGTGCTGACCGGAGACGCCGTCCCCTAGCGAGGCAGGACTGGATCGTACTGCCAAACATGTACCGTGAATTCCATCGAGAGAATATTTGTGCACGCCCCAGGTATGCTGTGTTCGAGAGGTGAGGAAAACAAAGACGCTGATCGAGTGGCGTTACGAAGATCAACCATTAGCGAAGAGTTTAAGAAATGTGTCTCGACACGACAGAGCAGATGGTCACAGAGACGGTCAACCTGTCTCTCACCGGTAGGTGTAAATGGCCCGGTCCTTCGCATTCCCATTCGTGTGGTGGTGAAGTGGTACCCGTCAGCATGAGCTCGGCCGGATATATATGCACCGACTCAACGGGGAATCAAGACACATCAATTTTTGCTGACGACTTCCAGGAATACTGCGTTAACAAAACTAGCCATACGTGGCGCGACCGCCGTCCAGAGCGATTGTCCACGTTCTAAAGCACCACGATATGTCAGTATCAATCTGCGGCctgtgcagcagatgcagatgctCAGCGATTTTCTTGGGGTCAACTTCCCGTCTACAAAGGCTCGAGCTGGTCTCGCCAATCGTGGATCTTATTTGGCCATATTACCAGACCTCGACGTCGAAAGCACTCCGATGCTGAATGCTGCGATTAACGCACTGTGCTGGGCACACATTGGTGCCAAAACAGGGGATCAGCGACTCGTCCAGAGGTCACAGGCCTCCTATGGTCAAGtcttgtcgatgttgatTACCACTGTCCACAAGAATTCACGTCTTTCATTAGTAGAACCGCGGGCTGTCATTACGAGCATGATGCTATTGTGTTTGTACGACGGCTCGATACCTATGCCTTCCGATGGGGAGAACGGGTGGCGAGCCCACTACTGGGCATGTCAGAATCTGCTTGGGGCATATGGGCCAAGTTGTATCAGATTGCATGATCCTTTCGACAAAATGCTCTTCAACTCCTTGCGAATGCCATGCTTCTTTCTCGGCGTGGCGAAACGCAAAGCGATTGCATTCGGACGACCCGAATGGCTGCACCTCGCGCAAGACATCAATCCTGTGACGGACACGTTCACCAGCTACTACTCGGCCGCTATGAGGATACCGAGCATATTAGAAAGAGTCGATCGGATACTAGCAGTGCCGTTGGTGCCAACAGCCCTGAAAGGCCTATGTCAAGACATATACGACCTTCGGCAGGACGTCACACAGTGGTTCACAAGCCTCGTCAATTCCAGCAAGGATCCTTCTTGGGAAATTCCTGAACTGGTAGATATGACGGAAAGCACTCCGATGCTGAACAACGAGGAGCACTTGTACATGCAAAAGTCAAAGGTCTTCAACAAATTCCTTCGATTCGGCCTGCCGATGAAGATTGTCCAGAATCATactttggctgctctggcCTACATCGTTCTGGACTGCAGCCTCCTTCGGTTGCTACACTTCAAGGCAATGACTGCTGTGTGTATTCGACCAGAAACGATCAAAGATGTCGAGAAACGAGCTTTTATACAAGCCGTGAGCCTTTGTCAGAGCCTATATCACTACACCTCATTCGATGGTCTGGCTTATGTGGATTTTAGCGAATTCGTCAACGATGTCGCGTTGAACTTCTTCCAGGAAGTTGGTGCTACCAAGGAAACGGACTGGTGTCGAGGAGTACGCGCTGCTATGACTTTGAGAAGGAGTCGTATCGAGCATGACATTCAGCGTCGAACACTATGTCGCATGGGCGACGCTGGACCTGGATTTGCCATGGCATGCCGTTATAAAACTTGGGACCTTCAATCTTGAGAGGCAGTCTCGTGCCCGGAGGTTGACTTCCGACTCTGTCTCTTTTGAAGCGGGCAGGTTGGACTGCCTGCCAGTCGCTCTTCACGGTATATTGACATGCATCGCTCACCACTGTGTACGCCTCCCACCCTATGCCCTATATGAATGGTCATGACAATCTGGGCTCGATCACGGACTCGTTCAAGGTCCCTGCAGTTTGGAAAGTCCGATCATATGTAGTGTGGCGTCCGAGGCGAGGTCATAGCTTGGTGCTCCGAGACGAGGCCTGAAAGTGGTTTTTGAGAGCTGAACAGAGAGGAAGCTCGAGATGATCACACGCCAAGCGTTCCTGTCAGTGGTGTTCCCCGCCTCGACACTTTTGTTACCAAGGTACACGCTTGCAATTTCTCTGCGAACACAACGGGATCAAAGAGGCCCAGACCGCTCCTGTATTATCCAGGTAGTCGGGTCCAATCTTGCGAAAGAGGAGCACAGTGGCCTCTCCGCCATCTCGGTGATCTGGATGGGAGCTACAGAGTACGGTCAAGCTTTGGATGTCTTCTTCACGACAAAGTTCAGCTACGCAATGGCACATGTAGTCGACCGATTGGTATTGGTCCAGCCCATAACCTGTATGGGTCATTGCAACGTCCCAATGTGTTATATAGTTCAGCTTCCCCACAACGATTGGCGAACAGACTTGACCTGAAGAACAATACTACTCTGGCCACAACCACCAATAATGCCCTTCGACCAAATCCCAAGTAACGCTTCTCTCAAGGCTGAAGTCAGCGAGCAAGAGCTCGACCACTTCTCAAATTATCGAAGATTGGCCCCAAGACATATGAAAACCAGACAGCGAATGTCAAAGATTACACTCACTTCGGTATATCACGTCAATGGCTGAGCGACGCCAAGCAACATTGGGAGACCAAATACGACTGGCGCAAAACTGAAGCTCGCATCAACAGCTTCAACAATTTCACTGTGCCAATCGAGCACGAAGGCTTCACATTCGACATTCACTTCGTTGCGCTTTTCTCGCAGAAGAAAGATGCCGTGCCATTGTTGCTCTCCCATGGTTGGCCAGGCTCTTTCTTGGAGTTCCTCGCGGCTCTGGATATGCTGAAGTCGAAGTATAAGCCTGAGGATTTGCCATTCCACGTTATCGTGCCTTCTTTGCCGGGCTATGGATACTCTTCTGGTCCACCATTGGATAAGAATTGGACAACAGAGAAAATGGCAGCGGTTTTAGATAAGCTAATGGTCGGTCTTGGCTTCGGCGATGGCTATATTGCTCAAGGTGGCGATATTGGTAGCTTTATTACCAGAGTCCTTGGCgtgacttctccttcttgcaAGGCTGTGCATCTGCATCTTGCAATCGGTCTTCAAGGTGAGACGGAAGGCTTGACGGATGCTGAGAAGAAGGGTGTGCAACGTATTACCGACTTTGCGACGTTGGGTAATGCGTATGCTCGAGAGGTGAGCTTCAATCCAATGAGATCTCTTACATGATTATACCATACTGACTGGTACTAGCACGGAACTCGACCAGCGACCATCGGTCTCGTGCTGTCCGCCAGCCCAATCTCGCTGTTGGCCTGAATCGGAGAGAAGTTCCAGCAATGGACCGACGTGACGCCTCCGATTGACGAGATACTCGACGGAGCGACTCTATACTGGTTCACGGAATCGTTCCCTCGAGCCATCTACCCATACAGGCAGTTCTTCGGCGCGCAGCCGTCATTTTTGTAAGTTTCGCTCTTACCTCATGCCAATTCTTGCAGCAGTACTGACACTTATTTAGCCACAACGATCCCGAGTACTATATCAAGAAGCCTCTCGGCTACTCGTGGCATCCGGAAGAGCTCGCGCCTGTCCCACGAGACTGGGTGGCCACCAGTGGTAACCTGGTCTGGTATCGTGCCCACAAGGAGGGAGGACATTTCGCTGCCATGGAAAGGGCGGATCTATTCGTCAAGGATAGGGAGGATTTCGTGGCTGAGGTCTGGCCGAAAGCCAAGTAATCTGGTTACCATCTCCCTGTAGCAATTATGAAGATGCGCATGAGTACTTATGAGATATGAAATAAAGTTCCATGTCTTCCAGCAATATTAGCAAGGTTTGGGGGGCCGACAAATCTGGCCTCGTGGCTACTGCTGTGCTCTGCCAGGGtcacctcttcttcgtttcCACTGCTCTTACTCCATGGCTGCGGCCATTGCGGTTCCCAACTCGGAGAAGACATGACCATCCTTGCCAAGAGCATATCCGACCATAAAAGGTATTCGCTCGGCGGTTTGCCATGCTACACTCGGATCTTGAGCGCGAGCAACGGCCGAATCTCGCCCCTTCTCGCGGTTTTGAGCAGCACGGAAGTCGCATCCAGCATTCTCACGAACGTGAACGAGAGCCGGGCCAACAGCCTGTGTGTGAAGGTGAATGAGCAGCAACCCAAACGACGATGAGACCGAGATGATGGTCTCTCCACGGGGAACGGACGTGGGCAGTCTGGGGTCTTGTTGTAGTGCGAACGCGATAGAGTTCGCGTATGCCATGGCTGGTGCGGCATGTGATCCGAGGTAGATCGCTTTGATGCGGCTCTTCACATGATGTGGATGCCCTTGCCCCGGCCCTTCGTGAAGACACACGCCACGATTTATCTTCACCGTCCTCGTCTGGTCGTACAACACGCGTGATCTCCAAGTATACCACTTCTTCGTCCACCATGGCTTCCCTCGCAAAGACCCTCCGGCCCTTGGCAAGAGCTGCACCACAATGCacacgagcagcagcgaaacGCTCCGCCTTTGCACGTCCAGCACA
Proteins encoded:
- a CDS encoding uncharacterized protein (MEROPS:MER0000432), whose product is MCLDTTEQMVTETVNLSLTAIRGATAVQSDCPRSKAPRYVSINLRPVQQMQMLSDFLGVNFPSTKARAGLANRGSYLAILPDLDVESTPMLNAAINALCWAHIGAKTGDQRLVQRSQASYGQVLSMLITTVHKNSRLSLVEPRAVITSMMLLCLYDGSIPMPSDGENGWRAHYWACQNLLGAYGPSCIRLHDPFDKMLFNSLRMPCFFLGVAKRKAIAFGRPEWLHLAQDINPVTDTFTSYYSAAMRIPSILERVDRILAVPLVPTALKGLCQDIYDLRQDVTQWFTSLVNSSKDPSWEIPELVDMTESTPMLNNEEHLYMQKSKVFNKFLRFGLPMKIVQNHTLAALAYIVLDCSLLRLLHFKAMTAVCIRPETIKDVEKRAFIQAVSLCQSLYHYTSFDGLAYVDFSEFVNDVALNFFQEVGATKETDWCRGVVGSNLAKEEHSGLSAISVIWMGATEYGQALDVFFTTKFSYAMAHVVDRLTANVKDYTHFGISRQWLSDAKQHWETKYDWRKTEARINSFNNFTVPIEHEGFTFDIHFVALFSQKKDAVPLLLSHGWPGSFLEFLAALDMLKSKYKPEDLPFHVIVPSLPGYGYSSGPPLDKNWTTEKMAAVLDKLMVGLGFGDGYIAQGGDIGSFITRVLGVTSPSCKAVHLHLAIGLQGETEGLTDAEKKGVQRITDFATLGNAYAREHGTRPATIGLQWTDVTPPIDEILDGATLYWFTESFPRAIYPYRQFFGAQPSFFHNDPEYYIKKPLGYSWHPEELAPVPRDWVATSGNLVWYRAHKEGGHFAAMERADLFVKDREDFVAEVWPKAK